The following coding sequences lie in one Camelus bactrianus isolate YW-2024 breed Bactrian camel chromosome 8, ASM4877302v1, whole genome shotgun sequence genomic window:
- the RFPL4B gene encoding LOW QUALITY PROTEIN: ret finger protein-like 4B (The sequence of the model RefSeq protein was modified relative to this genomic sequence to represent the inferred CDS: substituted 1 base at 1 genomic stop codon), whose translation MDKSLQEEAACAIRLDAFFIALSCAHIFCFDCRQSRIEEWEDLKLTCPICREVTDNRVLEEWQVEELALLISQHGSLLDQSLHISDECWKFXEDITLDADTANSFLVLSDDLRSVQCGKFCQNLKEGPQRFAYQPCVLGTPCFFSGSHYWEAEVGEGKEWALGVCKKSIKRKRKSSFSSEHGFCIISMKAGTIYTGSILETRIPASPGLSQVGIFLDTELEEIKFFDVRNDALIYIYSSFSCLEPLCPFFCPELPGEGGSGAPLIICPPEIHPFLEASCEVNEVFDVRNVRMTQEETVLEDL comes from the coding sequence ATGGACAAAAGTCTGCAAGAGGAGGCAGCCTGTGCAATTCGTCTGGATGCTTTCTTCATTGCCCTCTCCTGTGCCCACATTTTCTGCTTTGATTGCAGGCAAAGTCGGATAGAGGAATGGGAGGATCTGAAATTGACCTGCCCCATATGTCGAGAAGTCACTGACAACCGTGTTTTGGAGGAATGGCAAGTTGAAGAACTGGCTCTTCTCATCTCACAGCATGGTTCCCTGCTGGATCAGAGTCTGCACATCAGTGATGAGTGCTGGAAGTTCTGAGAGGATATAACTCTGGATGCAGACACCGCCAACTCCTTTCTTGTCCTCTCTGATGACCTAAGGAGTGTCCAGTGTGGGAAGTTCTGCCAAAACCTGAAGGAAGGTCCCCAGAGATTTGCCTACCAGCCCTGTGTCCTGGGCACCCCGTGCTTCTTCTCTGGCAGCCATTACTGGGAGGCAGaagtgggagaagggaaggagtggGCTCTAGGGGTCTGcaaaaaatcaatcaaaagaaagaggaagagcagTTTCTCCTCTGAGCATGGCTTCTGCATCATCAGCATGAAGGCAGGAACAATCTATACTGGCTCCATCCTAGAAACCAGAATTCCTGCAAGCCCTGGCCTCAGCCAAGTGGGAATTTTTCTAGACACTGAGTTGGAAGAAATCAAGTTTTTTGATGTTAGAAATGATGCCCTCATCTACATATACAGCAGTTTCTCCTGTTTGGAGCCTTTGTGTCCATTCTTCTGTCCTGAGTTGCCAGGAGAAGGTGGTAGTGGTGCCCCCCTGATCATCTGTCCACCGGAAATTCACCCCTTCCTAGAAGCTTCCTGTGAGGTGAATGAGGTCTTTGATGTGAGAAATGTCAGAATGACCCAGGAAGAGACAGTTTTGGAGGACTTGTAG